A single genomic interval of Oncorhynchus gorbuscha isolate QuinsamMale2020 ecotype Even-year linkage group LG25, OgorEven_v1.0, whole genome shotgun sequence harbors:
- the LOC124014023 gene encoding kinesin-like protein KIF21A isoform X2: MSGQDESSVRVALRIRPQLAREKIEGCHICTFCMPAEPQVMLGKDKAFTYDYVFDMDSQQDIIYTHCTEKLIEGCFEGYNATIFAYGQTGSGKTYTMGTGFDVNISEEELGIIPRAVKHLFRGIEERRHSATEQGKPVPEFKINAQFLELYNEEVLDLFESTRDMDGKRQKSTIKIHEDASGGIYTVGVTTRTVTSEAEMMQCLKLGALSRTTASTQMNIQSSRSHAIFTIHLCQVRVCTPDDSESNETDGRLANGSSEISSEFETLTAKFHFVDLAGSERLKRTGATGDRAKEGISINCGLLALGNVISALGDRSKRSTHVPYRDSKLTRLLQDSLGGNSQTVMIACISPSDRDFMETLSCLNYANRARNIKNKVMVNQDKASQQISALRTDIARLQMELMEYKTGKRMVGEDGMESINDMVHENSMLQTENSNLRIRVKAMQETIDAQRARLTQYLSDQANQVLAKVGEGTEEIGNMIQNYIKEIEELRAKLLESESVNENLRKTLSRANTRSSLYAGGGSFSPAHFAPEIVASDIIEMAKKDLEKLKKKERKKKKRLQRLEESHHEVKLPSVVKEGVPDNEQERGNDEAEGEDHVSDHEEGEELEGEEEEYEMEGEESSDESDSEELDEKDDFQADLANITCEIAIKQKLIDELENSQRRLHTLKQQYEQKLMMLQSKIRDTQLERDKVLHNMGSVETCTEEKAKKIKLEYEKKLSSMNKEMQKLQSAQKEHARLLKNQSQYEKQLKKLNQDVAEMKKTKVGLMRQMKEVQEKNRVSECRRNREIATLKKDQRKHEHQLRQLEAQKRQQDLVLRRKNEEVTALRRQVRPTSGKVNRKVSLPEPLQDPSHRGIPGRPHSAGAVAPNGTPRKYPLRTGSVYTTRTARAKWQSLERRITDIIMQRLTISNMEADMNRFLKQREDLTKRREKVSRKREKIATEGTDTDRSIQSLNEEMDALAANIDYINDSIADCQANIMQMEEAKEEGDTVDITAVISSCNLSEARFLLDHFLHMAINKGLQAAQKDSQVKMMEGRLKQTEINSATQNQLLFHMLKEKAELNPELDALLGNALQGENGDDSSSDESSTPSPATEGSLLASDLLKLCGEAKPRKARRRTTTQMELLYAGSGEFDSPTGDFSASLLPLAEAQEGTGDMGPVAGHLGDRELTVSPSALSTRIAGLSGVWSSMGAESRSLERSPRTPRRMLEKGGPPPLDVKEHTPMDPKGHPARETKSHIPTPTATEKTKITDTKQTMEESIIYHGQRGVINPVSSPKSSHTARLQCVYVAEGHTKPVMCVDCTDDLLFTGSKDRTCKVWNLVTGQEIMSLGDHPSSVVSVRYCSSLVFTVSTAYIKVWDIRDSAKCIRTLTSSGQVSSGDSCVSLRSLSIPPGENQINQISLNPTGSYLYSASGNLVRMWDLRKFVSTGKLTGHLGPVLCLTVDQMSNGQDVVLTGSKDHTLKMFEVTEGVQGSIVSCHNFEPPHQECIVSLAVQGNSLYSSSRDYCIKKWDLSRKRLVQQAASAHSDWVSALGVVPGCPVMLSADRGGLLKLWHADTLAPLGDLRGHDSPVNGLATNSSQLFSASDDRTVKIWQAKGSLEEGIH, encoded by the exons GATTCGTCCTCAGCTGGCGAGGGAGAAGATCGAGGGATGTCACATCTGTACGTTCTGCATGCCTGCCGAGCCCCAGGTGATGCTGGGTAAAGACAAGGCGTTCACTTACGACTACGTGTTTGACATGGACTCCCAGCAGGACATCATCTACACACACTGCACTGAGAAACTCATCGAGGGATGCTTCGAGGGGTACAACGCTACCATCTTCGCCTATGGACAG ACTGGTTCGGGGAAGACCTACACCATGGGCACAGGGTTTGACGTGAACATCAGTGAGGAGGAGTTGGGCATCATTCCCCGGGCAGTCAAGCACCTCTTCAGGGGCATTGAGGAACGACGGCACTCCGCCACAGAGCAGGGCAAGCCTGTACCCGAGTTCAAGATCAACGCACAGTTCCTGGAG CTGTACAATGAGGAAGTGTTGGATCTGTTTGAATCAACGCGGGACATGGATGGGAAGAGACAGAAGTCCACCATCAAGATTCATGAGGACGCTAGCGGAGGCATCTACACTGTGGGAGTCACCACGCGCACGGTCACCTCCGAGGCAGAG ATGATGCAGTGTCTGAAACTGGGTGCTCTGTCCCGTACTACAGCCAGCACCCAGATGAACATCCAGAGCTCGCGCTCCCATGCCATCTTCACCATCCACCTGTGCCAAGTCAGAGTCTGCACTCCAGACGACAGC GAGTCCAATGAGACAGACGGCCGCCTGGCCAACGGTTCCTCTGAGATCAGCTCTGAGTTCGAGACCCTGACTGCTAAGTTTCACTTTGTGGACCTGGCCGGGTCGGAGAGACTAAAGAGGACAGGAGCTACTGGGGATAGAGCCAAGGAAGGCATCTCCATCAACTGTGGACTG CTTGCTCTGGGTAACGTGATCAGTGCTCTGGGGGACAGGAGTAAGAGGTCCACCCACGTGCCTTACAGGGACTCTAAACTCACCCGGCTACTGCAGGACTCTCTGGGAGGAAACAG tcAAACGGTGATGATAGCGTGTATCAGCCCATCTGACCGGGACTTCATGGAGACACTGAGCTGTCTGAACTACGCTAACCGAGCCAGGAACATCAAGAACAAGGTGATGGTGAACCAGGACAAAGCCTCCCAGCAGATATCAGCTCTCAGGACTGACATTGCCAGGCTACAGATGGAACTGATGGAGTACAAGACG gGAAAGCGTATGGTGGGGGAAGACGGCATGGAGAGCATCAACGACATGGTCCATGAGAACAGCATGctacagacagagaacagtaaccTGAGGATCAGGGTCAAGGCCATGCAGGAGACCATTGACGCCCAGAGGGCCAGACTCACACAGTACCTCAGTGACCAGGCCAACCAGGTTCTGGCCAAAGTGG GTGAGGGGACTGAGGAAATTGGAAATATGATCCAGAACTATATCAAAGAAATCGAGGAGCTCAG AGCCAAGCTCCTGGAGAGTGAGTCAGTGAATGAGAACCTCCGTAAAACCCTGTCCCGTGCCAACACACGTTCCTCCCTGTACGCTGGTGGGGGCTCCTTCTCCCCAGCCCACTTCGCCCCTGAGATAGTGGCTTCCGACATCATCGAGATGGCCAAGAAAGATCTGGAGAAACtcaagaagaaagagaggaagaaaaagaAGAG ACTGCAGCGGCTCGAGGAGAGTCACCATGAGGTTAAGCTTCCCAG TGTGGTCAAGGAGGGCGTACCAGACAACGAACAGGAACGAGGCAACGACGAGGCTGAGGGG GAGGACCACGTCAGTGACcatgaggaaggagaggagctggagggagaagaggaggagtatgagatggagggagaggagagctcGGACGAGTCCGACTCTGAAGAACTGGATGAGAAAG ACGACTTCCAGGCGGATCTGGCCAACATCACGTGTGAGATCGCCATCAAGCAGAAGCTGATAGACGAGCTGGAGAACAGCCAGCGCCGTCTGCACACGCTCAAACAGCAGTACGAACAGAAACTCATGATGCTGCAGAGCAAGATCAGAGACACACAGCTGGAGAGGGACAAGGTGCTGCACAACATGG GCTCAGTGGAGACGTGCACGGAGGAGAAGGCTAAGAAGATCAAGTTAGAATATGAGAAGAAGTTGAGCTCTATGAACAAGGAGATGCAGAAGCTGCAGTCAGCCCAGAAGGAACACGCACGCCTCCTCAAGAACCAATCACAGTACGAGAAACAGCTCAAGAAACTCAACCAGGATGTGGCTGAGATGAAGAAAACAAAG GTGGGCCTGATGCGCCAGATGAAGGAGGTGCAGGAGAAAAACAGAGTGTCAGAATGCCGACGCAACCGAGAGATCGCTACTCTGAAGAAGGACCAGCGCAAACATGAG CACCAACTGAGACAGCTGGAGGCTCAGAAGAGGCAGCAGGACCTGGTACTACGCAGGAAAAATGAGGAG GTGACAGCtctgaggagacaggtgaggccCACCTCagggaaggtgaacagaaaggtgAGCCTACCGGAGCCCCTCCAGGACCCTTCACACCGTGGCATCCCAGGCAGACCTCACTCTGCTGGGGCAGTAGCCCCCAATGGAACCCCAAG GAAGTACCCGTTGAGGACGGGGAGTGTCTACACCACCAGGACAGCCCGGGCGAAATGGCAGTCTCTGGAGAGACGCATCACTGACATCATCATGCAGAGGCTGACCATCTCAAACATGGAGGCTGATATGAACCGCTTCCTCAAG CAACGTGAGGACCTGACCAAGCGAAGGGAGAAGGTGTCTCGTAAGAGGGAGAAGATCGCCACAGAGGGGACCGACACGGACCGAAGCATCCAGTCTTTGAACGAAGAAATGGATGCCCTGGCGGCCAACATCGACTACATCAACGACAGCATCGCTGACTGTCAGGCTAACATCATGCAGATGGAGGAAGCAAAG gaggagggagacacagtgGACATTACCGCGGTGATCAGCTCCTGTAACCTATCAGAAGCCCGCTTCCTGCTTGATCACTTCCTGCACATGGCCATCAACAAG GGTCTGCAGGCGGCCCAGAAGGATTCCCAGGTGAAGATGATGGAGGGCAGGCTGAAGCAGACAGAGATCAACAGCGCCACTCAGAACCAGCTGCTGTTCCACATGCTGAAGGAGAAAGCTGAACTCAACCCTGAGCTGGACGCTCTGCTGGGCAACGCACTGCAAG GAGAGAATGGAGATGACAGCAGTAGTGATGAGTCCTCTACCCCCAGCCCAGCCACAGAGGGAAG TTTATTGGCCTCTGACCTCCTGAAACTGTGTGGAGAGGCCAAACCTAGGAAG GCACGCAGAAGGACAACCACACAGATGGAGCTGCTGTATGCTGGTAGTGGTGAATTTGACTCCCCTACGGGGGACTTTTCTGCCTCCCTGCTACCCCTGGCAGAGGCCCAGGAAGGGACAGGGGACATGGGGCCAGTAGCAGGACATCTCGGGGACAGGGAACTCACTGTGTCCCCCTCAGCACTGTCCACCAGGATAGCTGGACT tTCTGGAGTCTGGTCTTCGATGGGAGCTGAGAGTAGATCACTGGAACGCTCACCTCGAACACCCAGGAGGATGCTAGAGAAGGGAGGACCACCTCCCTTAGACGTCAAGGAACACACACCTATGGACCCCAAAGGACACCCGGCACGAGAGACAAAGTCACACATACCCACGCCCACAGCCACAGAGAAGACCAAAATCACAGACACCAAACAAAC GATGGAAGAGTCGATTATATATCATGGACAAAG AGGGGTGATCAACCCCGTGTCATCCCCTAAGAGCAGCCATACTGCCAGACTACAGTGTGTCTATGTGGCTGAGGGACACACCAAACCTGTCATGTGTGTCGACTGCACTGATGACCTGCTCTTCACTGGCTCTAAAG ATCGTACGTGTAAGGTGTGGAACCTGGTGACTGGTCAAGAGATCATGTCTCTGGGAGATCATCCCAGCAGTGTGGTGTCTGTTAGATACTGTTCCAGCCTGGTCTTCACTGTCTCCACCGCTTACATCAAGGTCTGGGACATCCGAGACTCCGCCAAGTGCATACGCACACTCac GTCGTCGGGCCAGGTGAGTTCAGGGGACAGCTGTGTGTCTCTCAGgtccctatccatccctccaGGAGAGAACCAAATCAACCAGATTTCTCTGAACCCTACGGGATCCTACCTCTACTCCGCCTCCGGCAACTTAGTCCGCATGTGGGACCTCAGGAA GTTTGTGTCTACTGGGAAGCTGACGGGTCACCTGGGTCCGGTCTTGTGTCTGACCGTCGACCAGATGAGCAACGGTCAAGACGTGGTCCTAACGGGGTCCAAGGACCACACCCTGAAGATGTTTGAGGTGACGGAGGGTGTCCAGGGCAGCATTGTGTCCTGTCACAACTTTGAGCCACCACACCAGGAGTGTATCGTCTCTCTggctgttcaggggaacagcctctacagcagctccagagactactGCATCAAGAAGTGGGACCTGTCCCGGAAACGACTAGTACAG CAGGCGGCGAGCGCCCACTCTGACTGGGTAAGTGCGCTGGGTGTTGTGCCAGGGTGCCCGGTAATGCTGAGTGCAGACAGGGGAGGTCTGCTGAAGCTGTGGCACGCTGATACCCTGGCACCGCTAGGAGACCTGAGGGGACACGACAGCCCTGTTAACGGATTGGCTACCAACAGCAGCCAACTATTCTCTGCCTCAGA TGACCGGACGGTGAAGATTTGGCAAGCAAAGGGTTCTTTGGAGGAAGGCATCCATTGA